A stretch of Desulfitobacterium dichloroeliminans LMG P-21439 DNA encodes these proteins:
- a CDS encoding ATP-dependent nuclease, whose amino-acid sequence MYISKIRMINFRNFKNTEIEFNDGVNVIIGHNNAGKSNLIKALSLVLDSQVSRQLDIDDFNKYISLDELKADPPKISIAITINQSIDEDLNSDDLVTVGNWLTQLNEPYESLLTYEFFLPEKEKSNYLNIITTAIDLNMAWKIIKHDFIRLFAYKVWGGDPITQTVADSESLQKFDFQFLDAIRDVERDMLTGKNTLLRNVLDFFMDYEIKSDVTKSEEDKRKEIEKKKQDFSDHADALLLDLQERMKQGKDQILSYAKDTGASFNKAIPNFEGSISDVEMFSALKLIVEYETGIKIPATHNGLGYNNLIFMSLLLSKMQVNSDGKYLGSNAKVFPVLAIEEPEAHLHPAMQYQFLRFLKKNKTEEKVRQIFVTTHSTHITSSVLIDELICLHNEAGQTLVGYPAKVFPSDGKSKKYVQRFLDATKSDMLFAQKVILVEGLAEQLLLSILARYEGKSLEENHITVINVAGRYFDHFLHLFDSQKPYTINKKVVCLTDIDPERKNKDKGINFKKCYPFELNVDNTTYEYKTNTSLDKYQEGKHPNIASYTQDNMYGKTFEYDLIINNPTLDLLITESMSNREEIIGLMELYKSGKQISDYEKKLNGSDENQRIIASIRSNSLWGDDQKAKAIIASRYLNSVGKGENALELAYVLEENLANKGTAKYKEFIVPNYMKRAIAWICK is encoded by the coding sequence ATGTACATATCCAAAATTAGAATGATAAATTTTAGAAATTTTAAAAACACAGAAATAGAATTTAATGATGGTGTAAATGTAATAATCGGACATAATAATGCAGGAAAATCAAATCTAATAAAAGCATTATCATTAGTGCTTGATTCTCAAGTTTCAAGACAATTAGATATTGACGATTTCAATAAATACATTTCACTTGATGAACTAAAAGCTGATCCACCCAAAATAAGTATAGCTATTACAATCAATCAAAGTATTGACGAAGATTTAAATTCTGATGATTTAGTTACTGTAGGCAATTGGCTTACTCAGCTTAACGAACCTTATGAGTCATTGTTGACCTATGAATTTTTCCTTCCTGAAAAAGAAAAAAGTAATTATTTGAATATAATCACAACTGCTATAGATTTGAATATGGCATGGAAGATAATAAAGCACGATTTCATAAGACTCTTTGCATATAAAGTATGGGGAGGTGACCCAATAACTCAAACTGTTGCAGACAGCGAGTCATTACAGAAATTTGATTTTCAATTTTTAGATGCAATTCGTGATGTTGAAAGAGATATGCTTACCGGCAAAAATACGCTTCTCAGAAATGTATTAGACTTTTTTATGGATTATGAAATTAAATCTGATGTCACCAAATCAGAAGAAGATAAACGAAAAGAAATAGAAAAGAAGAAGCAAGATTTTTCCGACCATGCAGATGCGTTACTTCTCGATCTTCAAGAAAGAATGAAGCAAGGTAAGGATCAAATCCTTTCATATGCAAAGGATACAGGTGCCTCGTTTAATAAAGCCATACCAAATTTTGAGGGGAGCATTTCAGATGTTGAAATGTTCTCTGCACTTAAGTTAATTGTAGAGTATGAAACTGGTATAAAAATACCAGCGACACACAATGGACTGGGATATAATAACTTGATATTCATGTCGTTACTTTTATCAAAAATGCAAGTAAATTCAGATGGCAAATACTTAGGAAGTAATGCAAAGGTTTTTCCTGTTTTAGCGATTGAAGAACCTGAAGCACACCTTCACCCTGCGATGCAGTATCAGTTTTTGAGATTTTTAAAAAAGAATAAAACAGAGGAAAAGGTAAGGCAGATTTTCGTAACGACTCACTCAACACATATTACTTCTTCTGTTTTAATAGATGAATTAATTTGTCTACATAATGAAGCGGGGCAAACATTAGTGGGATATCCAGCAAAAGTATTTCCTAGTGATGGAAAAAGCAAAAAATATGTTCAACGTTTTTTAGATGCAACCAAATCAGATATGCTTTTTGCTCAAAAAGTGATTTTAGTAGAAGGATTGGCTGAGCAATTACTTTTATCAATTTTGGCAAGATATGAGGGAAAATCACTAGAAGAAAATCATATTACAGTAATAAATGTAGCTGGAAGATATTTTGATCATTTTTTGCATTTGTTTGACTCTCAAAAGCCATATACAATAAATAAAAAAGTGGTTTGCCTAACAGATATAGACCCCGAGAGGAAGAATAAAGATAAAGGAATAAATTTTAAAAAATGCTATCCATTTGAATTGAATGTTGATAATACGACTTATGAGTATAAGACCAATACTAGCTTAGATAAGTATCAAGAAGGTAAACACCCTAATATTGCTTCATATACTCAAGATAATATGTACGGGAAAACATTTGAATATGATTTGATTATAAACAATCCAACACTTGACTTATTAATAACTGAATCGATGAGCAATAGAGAAGAAATTATTGGACTAATGGAACTGTATAAAAGCGGGAAGCAGATTTCTGACTATGAAAAGAAGTTAAATGGCAGTGATGAAAATCAACGAATTATAGCAAGTATAAGATCAAATTCCTTATGGGGAGATGATCAAAAAGCTAAAGCTATCATAGCTTCTCGATATCTTAATTCAGTTGGGAAAGGAGAAAATGCGTTGGAATTA